CATCAGAAGGCAGAAATGAATGCCGTTCTTTCTCCTGTTTATCAAAACAGTGGAGTAATGACACAGATTCTGCCCCGTGTCCTTTCATTTGGATTTGAAGAATTGAAATTAAACAGAATTGCAGGAGATATATTTATAGAAAATCAGGGTTCCAGACGGCTTCTTGAGAAAAACGGATTCCATTGTGACGGTATTCTCAGGCAGACTGACTTTGATGGAGAGCGCTTTTATGATACGGCTGTCTACTCCATCCTCCGGGACGAGTATCTCTGGAGTGAAATATGACAAAAATCATCTATCTCATCCGTCATTGTGAAGCAGAAGGACAATGGCCTAACGCAGAGTTAACCAAAAAAGGAACAAAGCAGGCAGAGCAGCTAAAGAAATATTTCACATACCGTAATCTAGACAAAATAATAACAAGCCCATGGAAACGGGCAGTCAATACAGCTAAACCCCTTTCTTTACTAAAAAACAAGCCCATACATACTGATGAGAGATTACAAGAAAGGAAGCTGTCTTCTAAGGATATGCCCGACTGGTTTGAAAAGCTGAAAAACACATTTATTGATCACGACTTAACATTTGATGGAGGAGAATCGAGCCGGACAGCTCAACAAAGAGGGCTGGAAGCAATCAAATCCATTGTAAATGGAAATGGGGACAGGTTTGCCGTTGTTACTCACGGAAACCTGCTTTCCCTAATCCTTCACTATTACGACAGGAAGATTGGGTTTGAAGATTGGAAAGCTTTAAGAAACCCTGACTTGTTTGTACTTACCTTTGATCAAGAGAGAATAACGCTAAAGCATGAAGGAGATGTATAAATGAGAAGCGACGTCTTTAAAGACAACCTGCAGCCATACGAAAACCCTGAAGGGTATGACGAAAAAAATGATAAATATGTTGAGGATATTCATTTTTTAAGAAAGTGGGCTGCCGGAAAAGAAGGGCCTGTCATTGACCTGGCCTGCGGAACAGGAAGGGTGACCCTTCCTCTGGCTGAAAACGGAATTCCGTTGATGGGAGTAGATATCCACCCGGGGATGCTGAGCCGGGCAAGAGAGAAAGCGGAGGCTAAAAACCTCACAGTCCATTTTTTTGAACAGGACTGCTGCAGTCTGTCTTTACCTGTGCAGACAGACTTTATCTATATGACCGGAAACTCTTTTCAACACTTTCTTACAAACGATACTCAGGACCGTCTTCTTCAAAGTGTTAAAGCACACCTTGTAAAAGGTGGGATGTTTGTATTCGGCACACGCTTTCCACAGCCAGGCGAACTGGAATCTGCGGAATCAACGGAAACGATACATAAAAGAGAAGGAGATTCTCAGATCACTTATACGTCAACTGAGAGTTATGATCCTTTTGAGCAGATCCTTTACTGTGAATCAAAAACATTCATAGATGACCGTCTGGTGGATACCGACAGAATTAAACTCCGTTACGTGTACCCGCAGGAAATGAAACGTGTCCTTGAAACAAACGGATTTTCTTTAACTGCGGTTTATGGAGACTGGGACGAATCGCCCCTTACAAAGCATTCGGCCAATATGATTGTGGTGTGTGAAAAAGCAGAGAATGCGTAAGATTTGTTCCATGTTACAATAAAAACATATGAAATAAGGAATGAATTAAAGGAGTAATACGATGCCACAGAAAACGCTATTATTAATTGATGGATTTAATCTTCTCAGCAGGGGATATTTTGCAACAAGTTACGGCCGGTCAGAAGAACAGTTGAAAAACAGCCAGGGTGTTTATACAAATGCTCTTCGCGTATTTTTTCAAAAGCTGTTTAATCTCATTGAGGAGCACGGGATTACCCATACAGCTGTGGCCTGGGATGTTAAAAGAGATGAAACAACAAGGAGCCAGGCTCACGAATTCTATAAATCTCAAAGGACAGACTTACCGGAACCTCTGATAGAACAGTATGAAACACTGACTCACATGCTTGAAGGAATGGGAATTGCCCAGCTGACTGTTCCTGCTTATGAAGCAGATGATGTCATTGGTACTCTCGCTGTTAAATGGGCAGAGGAGGAGGAAGGTCACTGCTTTATCTACAGTAATGACCGTGACCTTTTTCAGCTGCTGGGTCCAACCGTCTCACAGATTATTAACCGGAAAAAAGAAGAAATTGTCTATACCCACGCACTTTTTGAAGAAGAGTTTGGTATTCAATCGAGCCAGTGGGTTGATGTGAAGGCACTTCTGGGTGATCGCAGTGACAACATTCCAGGGTGTCCGGGAATCGGAGAGAAATCGGCCCTTCCCCTCATTCAGGAATACGGTTCCATTGACGCCGTATATGAAAAGATTGAAGAACTGGATAAAAAATATAACCGTTACAAGAAAAAGCTCGCTGCTGGAAAAGAGACAACGTATGTGAGTAAGGAGCTTTCCCAGATCATTTGCGAAATTGAAGCTCTTGAAGACTTCTTATTTGATGAATTGGAATTATCTCTTTCAAAAGAGAAGATCTTATCTGAACTGAATGATAAAGAAGTAAGGATTCGTTTATCCATATAAAAGAGGAGAAGATAAAGATGAGCGGAGCGGTAAAGTCATTCGATATGTGGAGAACACGTATTACGATGAGTCTGAAAGCAACGCCTGATCGTATTATAGATCACATTCCTTCCGGTTATCCGAACAACATCCGTTGGAATGCAGGACATATACTCGCAAACTTTTATGAAAAAATGGAACCGCTTAGTAAAGAAAATCAACGGCTTGATCCTTTATATAATGACCTTTTTCTGAACGGAACCAGTCCCCATGACTGGGATTTTGATCAGGTACCTTCTCTGGACACCTTAATTGAAGAACTTGAGAAACAAAATGACTGGGTGCAAAGAAATGCCGGCACATTAGTAACAGCGAGGCTTGAAACACCCTTTCGCGGCATGGAAACAGGAGAAGAGCTCCTTCAGCTTTTAACCGGTCATGACTGCCTTCACTTAGGTGTCATTAATGGAATAAAGTATGCGTCCGGCATCAGGAATGTATGGAAGCCGGAGCATTAGAAAAGTGTAAAAGCTTTGTGGCAGGGGATGAAGACCCTTACCGCAAAGCTTTTTAATTTGAATAGAATAAATGTTGTTGCAGGTTATTGAGATTTCGCTGCGGGCCCGGCCCACAGCCTGTATAATCCTGTCAGGAACCTGTGGATTGCGGTTGCTTTCTTCTGAAAAAATGAAGAAAGATAAAAACCAAAATAAATGCAGGGATGGCATAAACATGTCCGACAAACAGTTTCCACCCTAATGTATTATAGCCTTCAGAAGTCGGTAAAATCAGTGCAATAATGCATGCTGTTACATATGCGGCAAGAGAAATGGATAGATTCTTCATCATTACAGCCTTCGTTTACATATATTGTATTTTACCACATTAATCCAGAAGAACATCCACCTTTAGACCTTAATGTCATATCGTAAGGATTGACATTTGTAAAATTAAAGAATATAATTAACTTACAAAAAGTAAGTAATTGATTAATTTATAGATAACGGGAGGTTACCCACATGAATTTAAAAGGCATTCACCATGTTTCTGCTTTAACAGCCAATGCACAGGAAAACTATCGCTTCTATACCGAAGTTATCGGAATGAGGCTGGTGAAGAAAACAGTCAATCAGGATGACACATCAGTCTACCACCTTTTTTACGGTGATGAGAAGGGCAATCCAGGAACAGAGCTCACTTTCTTTGAAATTCCGATGGCTGCGAAAAATCACCCTGGAGTGAGCAGCATTTCCACTATCGGGTTACGCGTGGAGAATGATGCAGTTCTGGAGTACTGGAAGAAAAGACTTGATGATCACGGTGTAAAGCGCAGTGAAATCGTCGAGCGTGCAGGAAAGAAGTATCTTGATTTTAAAGACACAGAAGGACAGCGCCTCACTTTTGTTTCCGATGAAACGAACCATGGGGTTTCTTCAGGAACTCCATGGGTGCACTCTCCCGTTCCAAAAGAACAAGGTGCAACCGGACTTGGACCGGTGAAGCTGACAGTGAGAAAGCCTGAATCAACCGTGAAAGTCCTGACCGACATCCTTGGGTTTGTAAAAACGGACCGTTCATACCCATCTCCAGCGGACAATCAGCCTGATATCCTTGTCTTTGAAACAGGAGAAGGCGGAAACGGAGGAGAAGTCCACCTTGAGGAACGATCTGATCTTCCACCAGAAAGAATGGGCCGGGGCGGTGTTCACCATGTAGCCTTTCGGGTGGACAACAAAGAAGAGCTCTATAAGTGGGTTGAAAAGCTTAACTCATTGCAAATTCCAAACTCAGGTTTTGTTGACCGTTTCTATTTCAGGTCTCTTTACTTCAGGGAGCCCAACGGTATTCTATTTGAACTTGCGACAGACGGACCTGGATTCGATACTGACGAAGACCTTGACAGTCTAGGAGAAAGCCTTGCACTTCCGCCATTTTTCGAATCCAAGCGTGAGCAGATTGAAGCAAAGATAAAGCCTCTAAATACGAAGCGTTCATAAAAACAATGACTGTCACCATCTTTTCGAAGCTTCTCAAAAGGATATACTCGACCTTTTGAGAGCTTCTTTTTTAATTCTTTCTATTCCTTTTGCAGGGTGACTCTTCTCAAAATACTTTCTGTACTCTAAAGGAAGTGAAATAAATCTACTCCCTTAAAATGACAGAAAAAGGATTTCGCGCAAATTTGTCGAAGGGGTTAAATAATACGATTACCTGAGGGTGTGATAAAGATGAATTCCTTTCCTTACCCTTTTAAAGAAGGGCAGACGGACTATGGATACGCCAACAACGCTGTTCCAATGATAAACAAAAGCGCAGTTGAAATCACTTCCAACTATCAGGAAGAAATAACCATTAAGCGGAGACTGCTTGACAGACACCGGGATCGTTGTTTCTCGGCTTTTCCTTATACATACGAAGCACAATGGGAAGCAGCTCTTTACCTGACTGAACAGTTATCAGCTTTTTATCCTCAGCATTTTTCCATAATGGAAAAAGGGAAAAAACGGACGTTGATTAACAAGATGTCCGAAGAAGAAGTCCATTTACTTTATAAAGAAACAGATGAGCCACTTAATACAATTGGCAAACACGTTCAGGAAGACCTTATTCTCATGTTCCAGCGGGAAGGACAGTTGTTTCTTGACGCAGGCCAGCTTTGCTTTCCTTCAAACTGGTCACTTGTTTTCAATAAAGGAATGGCTTTTAAAGATATCCACAGGCCTGTCCCGGGTTTCAGGGAAAACAGTCTGGACGCACGGATTGAGCGGTTTTTACTTCATCTGCTGCCTGACCAGCCGTTCGAGAGAGTCAATTGGTCTTTTATGGCAGGAAACAGACTTGATACGTCTTTGGAAGCCTTTCCTGATTGGGGGAAAGAACGGTACGAAGTGACAGAAGCGAATGCAGGTGAAAAAGTCCATCTACGTGTGGAAACCCAAAAGCTTATCCGGCTGCCGGAGACCTATGTGATCCTTTTTACCATTCATACCCATTTGCTTTCATTGGCTGACCTTTGTAAAAGCAAAAATAAAGGGAGGCAGGTCCTGAGCATTCTCGAGTCCCTCCCTGACCGGGTTGCTGATTACAAAGGGATAACGCCATATAAACATCCTGTACTTGCTTACATTAAAGGTGAGTTACATGAGTAAGAACTGGGTCTGGGTACCGGGGAGGCAAAAGTACCTCATTCTTTATCATCACTCTCAGGATCACCAGGTGCTGTTAACGAAACTTAGAAGAGTAAAGGCAGATGTGGAAGAAGTGGAAGTAAAGGATCGGGATCACCAGGCAGCGCTCCTTTCTTATTTATCAATACAAAAAATGGGAACTTACCTTTATGGATTTTTACCCGAAACGATGATCCACTCCATTGCGTACGTAGTCAAAGAGGCCGGTTTTACAGACGATGACATGCAGATGTGCGCGCCAGGCGACAAACACAGGCCCGTTTTTTGCGCCCACTGCCATGCTGTCTTTTTTGTTGAACCGGGAGATGAAATAACTTGCCCGGAATGCAGGTGTTTTCTTGAGGTATCAGATAATTGGTCGGTATTTCATCAGGCTTATCTTGGATCTTATTCTTTTAAGGAGGGGGAAACATGAGGATACCTGTAGTTGTCAGTAAAATCATACAGGAGACACCTCATGTGAAACGCTTTACTTTAAAACCTCAGTTAGATCAGTCCCTTCCTCGTTTCCATCCGGGAGCCCATATTCTGACTTATTTACACAGTGGTTCAGAATGTTTTGTCAGATCATATTCTCTGACAAACTGTCCTTCTCATGATTATTATGAAATTGCCATCTTAAAAAAAGTAAGAGGCAGTGGGGGATCTTCCTGCTGGCATGAACACGTGAAGCGAGGACAAACTCTCACTATCAGTTATCCGAGAAATTTTCTGCATCCGGATTTATCTGCTAAGCATCATGTTTTTTATGCAGGTGGAATTGGGATTACTCCTTTCTTATCCATGATGAGATGGTGCAGGAAGAGAGGGGCTTCGTTTGAGCTTCATTATTCTGCAAAAACGAAACATGACTGTGCCTTTTACGAATACATAAACCGGGAGCACCCCGATCAAACGACCTTTTATTTTACACGGGAGGGGGAGAGAATCGACCCGGGTCTTGTGAAGCAGCACCGGATAGGCACACATCTTTACATATGCGGACCGGAAAGCTTCCAAAATGAGATAAAGACCGCGGCTTTACACACCGGTTATCCGAAAGGTTCGGTGCACCTGGAATCGTTTGTTCAGCTGCACTCAGACGGCTTCAATAATCCTTTTACGGCCAGGCTGGAAGAGAAAATCATTAATGTAAATCAGGAAGACACCTTACTTGATGCTTTAAATAAGGAGGGGGCAGGTATACCTTTTTCATGCAGAATGGGGCAGTGCGGAACGTGTGAAGTAGCTGTAAAGAAAGGGGATATTGTTCACCGGGATTCATTTTTAACAGAAGAAGAGCGCTGTTCGCGTATGCTGCCATGTGTATCGAGAGGAGAGGGTGTTATCGAAATTTCAATGAAATAAATTCAGCTGTACATGAAATGTAGAATTTACCCCAAACTAATGTAGAAAAAGAAGGGGGTAAAAATATGCAGACGTTTGTCCTTTATGCAAGCATGAACGGGCACACAGAAGTTCTGGCATCAGCTGTTGCCGATGGAGCAAAAAAAGTGGAAGGAATGGACGTTGTCCTGAGCTCTGTAGAAGATATTAACCCGGATTCACTCAAAGAAGCTTCGGCGATTATCTGGGGTTCATCAGGGTACTTTGGTGAACCGAATCCAAAGATGGCTGATTTCTTCTCAAAGCTTGGGGGACTGTGGTTTTCAGGTGCGCTTCAAGGAAAAGTAGGAGGCGTTTTTGCTACAACGTCTACTCAGCATGGTGGTGTGGAAAATATTTGCCGCGCGCTGCAGACACCGATGCAGCATCACGGTATGATCTTCGTATCAAATACAGGTCCTCTTGATGAAGATCGTGTTAAATTTGGAAATCCATACGGAGCAACAGCTGTGATTCCTGTTGAAGCATCTCCGGACTCACCTATGAATAAGCCGGTAGAGGGAGAAATGAAACTGGCAGAAGAGTATGGTATGCGAGTGGCTGAAACAGCTGCAAAACTACTTCAGCAATAAGATTGAGTAAACCTGCTGATCAGGGGAAACCCCACCTGATCAGCAGGTTTTTTATTAGGTTTTTAGTACCATGACTTTTGGTTACATCTCTATAAAATGTTAAAATTACTCATTTATTTACAAAAATATGTTTATTTTACCTGTCATAGAGGAAAAGTCTAGTAGATTAAGTAATGATGAAGGGGGCGAGGTAAGGTACTATATGAAGTTAGTACATGCTTAAAACTGTAATTATGTGTGTTATAGAAACAACACCGAAATCTGTTAGTGAATTAAAATAGATGGGGAGAGATGAGAGTGTTAAACAAACAGAAGCTTACTGTTTTTTCAGCGTTAACCATGTCGGGATTGCTTGTAGGTCTGGGGATTAACCATACTGCCTTTGCAAACAGTGATATGAGTGCCCAGGACGTTTTGAATCACTCGAACGAAGCAATGGCGGATTTATCCAGCTTTTCGAGTTCAATGAGCATTCATCAGACAATTTCAGATGAAATGTCCGGGGAAATGGACCTTCATTCTATTGTAGAACAGGACGTTATCCTGGACCCGTTTAAACTCAAACAGACGATGACGACTAGCTTGGATGGCGCAGAAGACATGACGCTAACCTCCTACTGGACAGACGAAGGTTTTTTTCAGGAAGATCCTGAAGGTGGCTGGATGAAGATTGCTGAAGGAACAGGAGAGATGGAAGGGTTGACCTACCACCCAGGCGATCAGGTAAATGAAATGGAAATGATGGGTGATGATGTTTCATTATCCGAGGAAGGCAGCTACTATGTGATTACATACGAGGGAGACGGGGAAGAACTAACTGACTTTATGAACGAAACAATGAATGGCAGTATGGAAGATGAAGAGACTGTCATGATGGAAGAAATGATGGGGGACATTGAGATCAATGATTTCTCATATGAACTGTATATCGATATGGAAACACATTATCTTAGTGAGATGTTCCTTGAAATGGACATGGATATTCATATGGAAGGTGAAACAGCAAATATCTATCAGATGATTGATATGTCATTCCACAATTATAACAGTGTTGAAGACTTTGACCTGCCAAGTGAAGTAAAAAAAGAAGCAAAAGATCTTGATGATATCATTGAAGAAGGACTCGAAGAAGCAGAAGAAGGTGGAAAACTTCCTGCAACTGCGACGAATACGCCGATGATGACACTCGGGGGTCTTGTTCTTGCACTGACTGCAGGGGCTCTCCTCATTGTGCGGCGGCGTTTTCAAAACGTTTAAGGTGTCTCAATACCGAACGGCTACAACAGCAGCTGAGTTGCTGCCTGAGAAGGTATCCCAAAAAGTAATTATTACTTTTGGGATACCTTCTTCAAAATTTACTGCTAATAATACTGAGGGAGGGGCTGCTGTGGAGCGGGTTTTATACATCGTTTTTTTCAGTGGATTAATTGCGTTCGCTTTTTTTGGTTTTGAATGGTTTCAGAGTAAGCAGGAGGTAGTCACATTATCTGCTGACCAGATCAGTAACGCAGAAGAAAATGTGAAACGGTCCAGTCAAAGCCAGGATGAGGACGTTTCTTTGCGGCGCTTTTTGTCTGAAGACCGTGTAATGTCAGATGAAAGAAATGAATACAAGCCTGGAGCAGAGGTAGCTTCCCTTCTCATCCCTGCTGTTGAAGAAGGTTATCCTGTCTATTGGGGGGCAGATGATGTTACACTTAAGCAGGGTGTGGGGATGTATGTAAGTGAATGGACTACTACCCCTGAAGTGGGGGGCCACACTGTTGTCAGCGGTCATCGTGACTCTGTGTTTACAAAGCTTGGGGAAGTAACCGAAGGCGATGATGTTTTATTGGAGTTTGAAGGGGAAACATATGTATACAGTATTAAAAACATCTGGATTACAGCTGCTGAGGACCGCACAGTTATTGTCGACAAAGAGTCACCTACACTTACGATAACAACATGTTACCCTCTTGATTATTTAGGGAGTGCACCGGATCGCTACATCATTCAGGCTGAGTTAACCGGCGTCCACAAATAAATGTGGAACGTCTTTATTTATTTATGATATATAATAAGTGTAGGGAAAAATACAAAGCCTGCAAAACGAAACAAATAAGCAATAGAGATTACATAATTGTCAGTTAGAGGAGAGAAAGCAGATGACTAAACGCACATTAGGTATAATCTTCGGAGGTAAGTCTTCTGAGCATGAGGTTTCCCTTCAATCGGCAAAGAATGTTTATGACGCCGTTGATAAAGAAAAGTATGATGTTGTTTTAATTGGAATTGATAAAGAAGGTAAGTGGCATTTAAACGATACAGGGAATTATCTGATGAACGGAGATGACCCGAAACGAATTGCCCTGAACAAATCAAACAAGGGGATTGCAGTTGTACCGGGTGAATCGGAAGATCAGTTTATCGAAAAATCTTCTGCCTCTGCACTCGAACAGCTGGACGTTGTCTTCCCGATACTGCACGGCCCACTGGGTGAAGACGGTACGATGCAGGGGATGCTTAAACTTGCAGGTCTGCCGTTTGTTGGTCCTGACGTACTCGGTTCTGCCGTAAGTATGGATAAAGATGTTGCCAAACGTCTGTTGAAAGATGCGGGCCTTACTGTTGCAGATTCCATTACTCTGAAAAAACATAAAAAAGATACTGTTTCTTTCGAAGAAGTTGAAGGAAAACTCGGCCTTCCTGTATTTATTAAACCTGCCAACCAGGGATCTTCCGTAGGTGTGAGCAGAGCAGGAACGAAAGAAGAGTATACAAAGGGAATTGAAACAGCTTTCCGTTTCGATAATAAGCTGATTATCGAGTCTGCTGTTAAAGGCCGTGAAATTGAGTGCGCAATCCTTGGTAATGAGGAACCGCTTGCCTCAGGTGTAGGGGAAATTCTGCCGCAGGGAGATTTTTACTCATATGAAGCTAAATACATTGATGAGAAAGGTGCCCTTCTGCAGGTCCCGGCGTCTTTATCAGAGGAAATGATTAAGAAGGTTCAAGAAGAAGCGGTGAAGGCTTTTGAAGCCCTTGAGTGTGAAGGGATGGCCCGTGTTGATTTCTTCCTGAAAGATAATAATGAACTCGTAATTAACGAAATTAATACGATTCCAGGATTCACTAAAATCAGTATGTATCCAAAGCTTTGGGATTTAGAAGGAATCAGTTACCCGAAGCTTATAGATAAACTTATTGAACTTGCCATTGAACGCCATGATCGGAATACCAGACTTGAAAGTAAATACTTCTGATAATCCTTTACAGATTTTTGAACCGTTGAGAAAATATTCTCAACGGTTTCTTTGTAGATCCAAGGATGGAGGACTGACCATTAGTAAGCTGGTTTAATTCTATTTAACACACCTTTATTCACAGGTCCATTATTGATTTGCCTGTGGAAAAAAGTGTGATCATACATTTTAACCGGGATAATCTGCGCGGTTAGCGTATTTCTCTTTATTTTCCATAGAAAAAATAGGAATATTATATTGAAATTAAAACTATTATTCACCCATTAACGGGTAAATAGATTCAAAATTCAGAAAACTTATTGTGCTAATTTCCTTTTCTTGCTAAAGTACATATTGTACTTAAAATTGAGAGGAGAAGGAAAATGAAATTAAAACATTTGCTTTTTGCTGCTTTAAGTTTGTCCCTGGTTATTCTGTTTCTGCCTGGTATGATTGGACATGCTGAGAGTGACTCAAAACACAAGGAATATCTTGTCGGGTTTGAGCGTGGTCCAAACGCATCTGCTGTTCAAAATGCCGGCGGGGAAGTGCTTCATGAGTTTGAATACATGAATGTTCTTCACGTTAAGCTGCCTGAACAAGCTGTAAAAGCATTGGAGAACAACCCGAACATTGCCTATATTGAGGAAAATAAAGAGGCAAAAACACTTCAGACAACGCCTTGGGGAATCCCTTTCATCTATGCAGATCAGGTACATAATCGCGGTACCTACGGGCAGGGTGTGCGTGTAGCTGTCCTGGATACGGGAATTGCCACTCATGCGGATCTTAATATTCGCGGTGGCGCAAGCTTTATTCCAAACGAACCTACTTATCAGGATTTTAATGGACACGGTACCCACGTTGCCGGAACGGTAGCTGCACTCAACAACAGTTATGGTGTTATCGGAGTGGCTCCGAGTGCCGAACTTTACGCAGTAAAAGTTCTGGATGCAAATGGAGGAGGTTCTCATGCCTCTATTGCTCAAGGAATAGAGTGGGCTGTTTCCAACAACATGGATATCGTGAACATGAGTC
This DNA window, taken from Alteribacter keqinensis, encodes the following:
- a CDS encoding GNAT family N-acetyltransferase, with protein sequence MNIPDLKTADFLLTRVKAEDSVDLFSIFKDKETMKFITPHPVTSLEQMEEKMAAIISLMREGKEAAWIIRPTDNNEAAGLFRFHKIHKWHQKAEMNAVLSPVYQNSGVMTQILPRVLSFGFEELKLNRIAGDIFIENQGSRRLLEKNGFHCDGILRQTDFDGERFYDTAVYSILRDEYLWSEI
- a CDS encoding histidine phosphatase family protein, producing MTKIIYLIRHCEAEGQWPNAELTKKGTKQAEQLKKYFTYRNLDKIITSPWKRAVNTAKPLSLLKNKPIHTDERLQERKLSSKDMPDWFEKLKNTFIDHDLTFDGGESSRTAQQRGLEAIKSIVNGNGDRFAVVTHGNLLSLILHYYDRKIGFEDWKALRNPDLFVLTFDQERITLKHEGDV
- a CDS encoding class I SAM-dependent methyltransferase — its product is MRSDVFKDNLQPYENPEGYDEKNDKYVEDIHFLRKWAAGKEGPVIDLACGTGRVTLPLAENGIPLMGVDIHPGMLSRAREKAEAKNLTVHFFEQDCCSLSLPVQTDFIYMTGNSFQHFLTNDTQDRLLQSVKAHLVKGGMFVFGTRFPQPGELESAESTETIHKREGDSQITYTSTESYDPFEQILYCESKTFIDDRLVDTDRIKLRYVYPQEMKRVLETNGFSLTAVYGDWDESPLTKHSANMIVVCEKAENA
- a CDS encoding 5'-3' exonuclease, which encodes MPQKTLLLIDGFNLLSRGYFATSYGRSEEQLKNSQGVYTNALRVFFQKLFNLIEEHGITHTAVAWDVKRDETTRSQAHEFYKSQRTDLPEPLIEQYETLTHMLEGMGIAQLTVPAYEADDVIGTLAVKWAEEEEGHCFIYSNDRDLFQLLGPTVSQIINRKKEEIVYTHALFEEEFGIQSSQWVDVKALLGDRSDNIPGCPGIGEKSALPLIQEYGSIDAVYEKIEELDKKYNRYKKKLAAGKETTYVSKELSQIICEIEALEDFLFDELELSLSKEKILSELNDKEVRIRLSI
- a CDS encoding DinB family protein, translated to MSGAVKSFDMWRTRITMSLKATPDRIIDHIPSGYPNNIRWNAGHILANFYEKMEPLSKENQRLDPLYNDLFLNGTSPHDWDFDQVPSLDTLIEELEKQNDWVQRNAGTLVTARLETPFRGMETGEELLQLLTGHDCLHLGVINGIKYASGIRNVWKPEH
- a CDS encoding DUF4017 family protein, with translation MMKNLSISLAAYVTACIIALILPTSEGYNTLGWKLFVGHVYAIPAFILVFIFLHFFRRKQPQSTGS
- a CDS encoding ring-cleaving dioxygenase, encoding MNLKGIHHVSALTANAQENYRFYTEVIGMRLVKKTVNQDDTSVYHLFYGDEKGNPGTELTFFEIPMAAKNHPGVSSISTIGLRVENDAVLEYWKKRLDDHGVKRSEIVERAGKKYLDFKDTEGQRLTFVSDETNHGVSSGTPWVHSPVPKEQGATGLGPVKLTVRKPESTVKVLTDILGFVKTDRSYPSPADNQPDILVFETGEGGNGGEVHLEERSDLPPERMGRGGVHHVAFRVDNKEELYKWVEKLNSLQIPNSGFVDRFYFRSLYFREPNGILFELATDGPGFDTDEDLDSLGESLALPPFFESKREQIEAKIKPLNTKRS
- a CDS encoding heme-dependent oxidative N-demethylase family protein, with amino-acid sequence MNSFPYPFKEGQTDYGYANNAVPMINKSAVEITSNYQEEITIKRRLLDRHRDRCFSAFPYTYEAQWEAALYLTEQLSAFYPQHFSIMEKGKKRTLINKMSEEEVHLLYKETDEPLNTIGKHVQEDLILMFQREGQLFLDAGQLCFPSNWSLVFNKGMAFKDIHRPVPGFRENSLDARIERFLLHLLPDQPFERVNWSFMAGNRLDTSLEAFPDWGKERYEVTEANAGEKVHLRVETQKLIRLPETYVILFTIHTHLLSLADLCKSKNKGRQVLSILESLPDRVADYKGITPYKHPVLAYIKGELHE
- a CDS encoding PDR/VanB family oxidoreductase gives rise to the protein MRIPVVVSKIIQETPHVKRFTLKPQLDQSLPRFHPGAHILTYLHSGSECFVRSYSLTNCPSHDYYEIAILKKVRGSGGSSCWHEHVKRGQTLTISYPRNFLHPDLSAKHHVFYAGGIGITPFLSMMRWCRKRGASFELHYSAKTKHDCAFYEYINREHPDQTTFYFTREGERIDPGLVKQHRIGTHLYICGPESFQNEIKTAALHTGYPKGSVHLESFVQLHSDGFNNPFTARLEEKIINVNQEDTLLDALNKEGAGIPFSCRMGQCGTCEVAVKKGDIVHRDSFLTEEERCSRMLPCVSRGEGVIEISMK
- a CDS encoding flavodoxin domain-containing protein; translated protein: MQTFVLYASMNGHTEVLASAVADGAKKVEGMDVVLSSVEDINPDSLKEASAIIWGSSGYFGEPNPKMADFFSKLGGLWFSGALQGKVGGVFATTSTQHGGVENICRALQTPMQHHGMIFVSNTGPLDEDRVKFGNPYGATAVIPVEASPDSPMNKPVEGEMKLAEEYGMRVAETAAKLLQQ
- a CDS encoding LPXTG cell wall anchor domain-containing protein; the encoded protein is MLNKQKLTVFSALTMSGLLVGLGINHTAFANSDMSAQDVLNHSNEAMADLSSFSSSMSIHQTISDEMSGEMDLHSIVEQDVILDPFKLKQTMTTSLDGAEDMTLTSYWTDEGFFQEDPEGGWMKIAEGTGEMEGLTYHPGDQVNEMEMMGDDVSLSEEGSYYVITYEGDGEELTDFMNETMNGSMEDEETVMMEEMMGDIEINDFSYELYIDMETHYLSEMFLEMDMDIHMEGETANIYQMIDMSFHNYNSVEDFDLPSEVKKEAKDLDDIIEEGLEEAEEGGKLPATATNTPMMTLGGLVLALTAGALLIVRRRFQNV
- a CDS encoding sortase, with protein sequence MERVLYIVFFSGLIAFAFFGFEWFQSKQEVVTLSADQISNAEENVKRSSQSQDEDVSLRRFLSEDRVMSDERNEYKPGAEVASLLIPAVEEGYPVYWGADDVTLKQGVGMYVSEWTTTPEVGGHTVVSGHRDSVFTKLGEVTEGDDVLLEFEGETYVYSIKNIWITAAEDRTVIVDKESPTLTITTCYPLDYLGSAPDRYIIQAELTGVHK
- the ddlA gene encoding D-alanine--D-alanine ligase, coding for MTKRTLGIIFGGKSSEHEVSLQSAKNVYDAVDKEKYDVVLIGIDKEGKWHLNDTGNYLMNGDDPKRIALNKSNKGIAVVPGESEDQFIEKSSASALEQLDVVFPILHGPLGEDGTMQGMLKLAGLPFVGPDVLGSAVSMDKDVAKRLLKDAGLTVADSITLKKHKKDTVSFEEVEGKLGLPVFIKPANQGSSVGVSRAGTKEEYTKGIETAFRFDNKLIIESAVKGREIECAILGNEEPLASGVGEILPQGDFYSYEAKYIDEKGALLQVPASLSEEMIKKVQEEAVKAFEALECEGMARVDFFLKDNNELVINEINTIPGFTKISMYPKLWDLEGISYPKLIDKLIELAIERHDRNTRLESKYF